The following coding sequences are from one Egicoccus sp. AB-alg6-2 window:
- a CDS encoding ABC transporter ATP-binding protein, producing the protein MRGLTKSYGGQLVVDRVSFDVPPGRVVGFLGPNGAGKSTTMRMIIGLTAPSSGEARILGTPFAKLDDPVHTVGSIVDGVGHHPGRRAIEELRVNARAVGIPLDRCDEVLELVGLENAAHKRVGAYSLGMRQRLGIAQAMLGDPRVLLLDEPANGLDPQGILWVRRFLRRLADEGRSILVSSHLINEVARLADDVIVIRQGRIVTEASVAQLTAVAGGAAVSVASNDDVRLHRVLAAEGAEVAAGSHGLTVRNLPPERIGELALQAGVALRELRPMTAELEDVFMELTAGGEIA; encoded by the coding sequence GTGCGCGGGCTGACGAAGTCGTACGGCGGCCAGCTCGTGGTCGACCGGGTGAGCTTCGACGTCCCACCCGGGCGCGTCGTCGGCTTCCTCGGCCCCAACGGCGCCGGCAAGTCGACGACGATGCGCATGATCATCGGTCTCACCGCGCCCTCGTCCGGCGAGGCGCGCATCCTCGGCACACCGTTCGCCAAGCTCGACGACCCGGTCCATACGGTCGGCTCGATCGTCGACGGCGTCGGCCACCACCCGGGCCGCCGTGCCATCGAGGAGCTACGCGTCAACGCCCGCGCGGTCGGCATCCCGCTGGACCGTTGCGACGAGGTGCTCGAGCTGGTCGGTCTGGAGAACGCGGCCCACAAGCGGGTCGGTGCGTACAGCCTCGGCATGCGCCAACGGCTGGGCATCGCCCAGGCCATGCTGGGTGACCCCCGGGTCCTGCTGCTCGACGAGCCGGCCAACGGCCTGGATCCCCAGGGAATCCTGTGGGTGCGGCGGTTCCTGCGGCGCCTCGCCGACGAGGGCCGCTCCATCCTCGTCTCGTCACACCTCATCAACGAGGTGGCCCGGCTCGCGGACGACGTCATCGTGATCCGCCAGGGTCGCATCGTCACGGAGGCCTCGGTCGCACAGCTCACCGCCGTCGCCGGTGGTGCCGCCGTCAGCGTCGCCAGCAATGATGACGTGCGACTCCACCGGGTCCTGGCGGCCGAGGGTGCCGAGGTCGCCGCAGGATCCCACGGTCTGACCGTGCGCAATCTCCCGCCCGAGCGGATCGGCGAGCTCGCGCTGCAGGCCGGTGTGGCGCTTCGCGAGCTCCGGCCGATGACGGCCGAGCTCGAGGACGTCTTCATGGAGCTGACGGCCGGAGGCGAGATCGCATGA
- a CDS encoding copper chaperone PCu(A)C, producing MPALRRATLPVLLLLVAVTVLVGCTRGEPDIAVSPAQAGAPAAGSSQVVVEIRNSGEGDDTLLGASTPAAAGVEMHLTEVTDGRASMRQQETVAVPSGDTVRFRPGGLHLMLVVPDESVVVGGTFELTLHFERSGDRTIPVEVVSLLDLAEDAFDQPAPEPGADD from the coding sequence ATGCCTGCCCTCCGACGCGCCACGCTCCCGGTCCTGCTGCTGCTCGTGGCGGTGACCGTGCTCGTCGGGTGCACCCGCGGCGAGCCCGACATCGCGGTCAGCCCGGCCCAGGCGGGTGCGCCCGCGGCCGGGTCGTCCCAGGTCGTGGTCGAGATCCGCAACAGCGGTGAGGGGGACGACACGCTGCTCGGAGCGAGCACCCCCGCTGCGGCCGGCGTCGAGATGCATCTGACCGAGGTGACCGATGGTCGCGCGTCGATGCGCCAGCAGGAGACCGTGGCCGTTCCCTCGGGCGACACCGTCCGCTTCCGCCCGGGCGGTCTGCACCTGATGCTGGTCGTGCCGGACGAGTCGGTCGTCGTGGGCGGTACCTTCGAGCTCACCCTCCACTTCGAGCGCTCCGGGGACCGGACGATCCCGGTCGAGGTGGTGTCGCTCCTCGACCTCGCCGAGGACGCCTTCGACCAGCCAGCGCCGGAACCGGGCGCCGACGACTGA
- a CDS encoding SCO family protein: MTLRRLLLPLLALALFAGACEPTTATAISAQGLQRQADGWHGVPLEVERTMPDVTLLDTAGNQVDLREATAGTPTLLFFGYTSCPDICPIHLAVIAGAMRELGVTTEQVQMVFVSVDPERDTPDRIDAYLANFNHRFLGVHGDREVVEDALRQLDLPGPVIEGADPRGEGDLIGHPAQVIGFDADGEARRVWPFGARRSDWIRDLPRILEEWSSESAA, translated from the coding sequence ATGACCCTGCGCCGACTGCTGCTCCCGCTCCTCGCGCTCGCATTGTTCGCGGGCGCGTGCGAACCGACGACGGCGACCGCGATCTCCGCCCAGGGGCTCCAGCGCCAGGCCGACGGTTGGCACGGGGTGCCGCTGGAGGTCGAGCGCACGATGCCGGACGTGACGCTGCTCGACACCGCCGGGAACCAGGTCGACCTCCGCGAGGCGACCGCCGGCACCCCGACGCTGCTGTTCTTCGGCTACACCAGCTGTCCGGACATCTGTCCGATCCACCTCGCCGTGATCGCCGGTGCGATGCGCGAGCTCGGGGTCACCACCGAGCAGGTCCAGATGGTGTTCGTCTCGGTCGATCCCGAGCGCGACACGCCCGATCGCATCGACGCCTACCTCGCCAACTTCAACCACCGGTTCCTGGGCGTGCACGGTGACCGCGAGGTGGTCGAGGACGCCCTGCGCCAACTCGACCTTCCCGGTCCGGTCATCGAGGGGGCCGACCCCCGGGGCGAAGGTGACCTGATCGGCCACCCGGCACAGGTCATCGGCTTCGACGCCGACGGTGAGGCGCGGCGCGTGTGGCCCTTCGGTGCCCGCCGCTCGGACTGGATCCGCGACCTTCCCCGCATCCTCGAGGAGTGGTCGTCGGAGTCGGCGGCATGA
- a CDS encoding cytochrome c oxidase assembly protein, translating into MNNVAWWCSSTGQVWTWRYTPFLGVWAVATALIGGYVLAHRRAGRALDRSRFRLWCLGVLALFVVSEWPIGQLGVGYLATLGIARYIVYSFVAAPLLLVGVPTWLLDRWLPWGSRRQQVVSSLTRWPNALLIFNLVLFGTHVPVVVDTLKTSQLGSFGIDVLHLFAGLVWWWPALRREPDRNAIHEPLRAFYLFASSVLMFVPAAFLTFNPLPLYGLYELAPPLWLGFDAIQDQQAAGIVMNVVGGFVLWGIIATLFMRWAKEQERTDAVTRRERSRRTIEAIRAAEAEADTAQPTGQ; encoded by the coding sequence ATGAACAACGTGGCGTGGTGGTGCTCCTCGACCGGCCAGGTGTGGACCTGGCGCTACACGCCGTTCCTCGGCGTCTGGGCGGTCGCGACCGCGCTGATCGGCGGGTACGTCCTCGCGCATCGGCGGGCCGGCCGTGCACTCGACCGCTCCCGCTTCCGGCTGTGGTGTCTGGGTGTGCTGGCGCTGTTCGTCGTCTCCGAGTGGCCCATCGGCCAGCTCGGCGTCGGCTACCTCGCCACCCTGGGCATCGCGCGCTACATCGTGTACTCCTTCGTCGCCGCCCCCTTGCTGCTGGTCGGCGTCCCCACGTGGTTGCTGGACCGGTGGCTGCCGTGGGGGTCGCGCCGACAGCAGGTGGTCTCGTCGCTGACGCGCTGGCCGAACGCGCTGCTGATCTTCAACCTGGTGCTCTTCGGCACCCATGTCCCGGTCGTCGTCGACACGCTCAAGACCAGCCAACTCGGCTCGTTCGGCATCGACGTGCTGCACCTGTTCGCCGGACTGGTCTGGTGGTGGCCGGCGTTGCGCCGTGAACCGGACCGCAACGCGATCCACGAACCGCTGCGGGCCTTCTACCTGTTCGCGAGCTCGGTGCTGATGTTCGTTCCCGCTGCCTTCCTCACCTTCAACCCGTTGCCGCTGTACGGGCTGTACGAGCTCGCACCGCCGTTGTGGCTCGGCTTCGACGCCATTCAGGACCAGCAGGCGGCGGGCATCGTGATGAACGTCGTCGGCGGGTTCGTGCTGTGGGGCATCATCGCCACGCTGTTCATGCGGTGGGCGAAGGAGCAGGAACGCACCGACGCCGTGACGCGCCGCGAACGCAGCCGGCGCACCATCGAGGCCATCCGGGCCGCCGAGGCCGAAGCCGACACCGCTCAGCCGACGGGCCAGTAG
- a CDS encoding VOC family protein, whose amino-acid sequence MPPRPRLHHVSVSVTDLEASANWYRRVLAVEEIGTRQGAGWRKSVLGTDGFLVSLTRHDAADADDRFDETRVGLDHLAIGCDRREDLDAWLAHVDELGLERSPVTEAPHAHLFTCRDPDGMPVEFYWPVG is encoded by the coding sequence ATGCCACCCCGTCCCCGCCTGCACCACGTATCCGTCAGCGTCACCGACCTCGAGGCGTCCGCGAACTGGTACCGACGTGTCCTCGCCGTCGAGGAGATCGGAACCCGACAGGGGGCAGGGTGGCGGAAGTCCGTGCTCGGCACCGACGGCTTCCTGGTGTCGCTGACCAGGCATGACGCCGCCGACGCGGACGACCGCTTCGACGAGACCCGCGTCGGCCTCGATCATCTCGCCATCGGTTGTGACCGCCGCGAGGATCTCGACGCCTGGCTCGCCCACGTGGACGAGCTCGGGCTCGAGCGCTCGCCGGTCACCGAGGCACCCCACGCCCACCTGTTCACCTGCCGCGACCCCGACGGCATGCCGGTCGAGTTCTACTGGCCCGTCGGCTGA
- a CDS encoding class I SAM-dependent methyltransferase yields MTDAHVHHDGDDEGHGSFDARAATWDDDPEKVERARIVADAIVEAVPVTGDARLLEYGAGTGLLAQFLAPHVGTITVADPSEGMRAVMLDKVERGELPGAKVVDIDLDPDERFDLVVSLMALHHVPEPADALALLATVTEPGGTVALADLEAEDGSFHGEGFGGHHGFEPATLDDWLVAAGFGTSTFSRVHTVTKDGRDYPLFLAVARRRSP; encoded by the coding sequence ATGACCGACGCCCACGTCCACCACGACGGCGACGACGAGGGCCACGGCAGCTTCGACGCGCGTGCCGCGACCTGGGACGACGACCCGGAGAAGGTCGAACGGGCCAGGATCGTGGCGGACGCCATCGTGGAGGCGGTCCCCGTCACCGGTGACGCCCGCCTGCTCGAGTACGGGGCGGGCACCGGGCTGCTGGCCCAGTTCCTCGCGCCGCACGTCGGCACGATCACGGTGGCCGACCCGTCCGAAGGCATGCGCGCCGTCATGCTCGACAAGGTGGAGCGGGGCGAGCTGCCAGGCGCAAAGGTCGTCGACATCGACCTCGATCCCGACGAGCGCTTCGATCTCGTCGTCTCCCTGATGGCCCTGCACCACGTGCCCGAGCCGGCCGACGCCCTCGCGCTGCTCGCCACCGTCACCGAGCCGGGCGGCACCGTCGCGCTGGCGGACCTCGAGGCCGAGGACGGTTCGTTCCACGGCGAGGGCTTCGGCGGCCACCACGGGTTCGAACCCGCGACGTTGGACGACTGGCTCGTGGCCGCCGGGTTCGGGACGTCGACGTTCTCGCGCGTGCACACGGTCACCAAGGACGGTCGCGACTACCCGCTGTTCCTCGCCGTCGCGCGGCGGCGCTCGCCCTGA
- a CDS encoding DUF1932 domain-containing protein, giving the protein MSIRRVGLVAPGEMGSAVAAAITAAAVRVVWASHGRGDASRRRAEDAAIDDVGDLGALVAASDMLLSVCPPHAAVEVAGEVAAHGFTGLYLDANAVAPQTARGIAATVTSGGADYVDGGIIGGPPRERGTTRLYLAGARAAEVAALFDAGPLEAPVVGGAAPAASALKMAYAGWTKGSAALLLAVRAMASAEGVEAELLAEWKRSQPALAGRSERAAASAARKGWRWVGEMDEIAVGLGAAGLPDGFHVAAAAVFERVAHLRDTPTTDVAAVTTALLETGEER; this is encoded by the coding sequence ATGAGCATCCGGCGCGTAGGGCTGGTCGCGCCGGGCGAGATGGGCTCGGCCGTCGCGGCCGCGATCACCGCCGCCGCGGTCCGCGTGGTCTGGGCGTCGCATGGTCGTGGTGACGCCTCGCGCCGCCGGGCCGAGGATGCGGCCATCGACGACGTCGGTGACCTCGGAGCCCTCGTCGCGGCCAGCGACATGCTGCTGTCCGTCTGCCCGCCCCACGCGGCCGTCGAGGTGGCCGGGGAGGTCGCCGCCCACGGGTTCACCGGGCTGTACCTCGACGCCAATGCCGTCGCTCCGCAGACGGCGCGCGGGATCGCGGCGACGGTGACGAGCGGTGGTGCCGACTACGTCGACGGCGGCATCATCGGAGGACCACCCCGCGAACGTGGGACCACCCGGCTCTACCTCGCCGGAGCGCGAGCCGCCGAGGTGGCGGCCCTGTTCGACGCCGGACCCCTCGAGGCGCCCGTCGTCGGCGGTGCCGCACCGGCGGCATCGGCACTCAAGATGGCGTACGCCGGCTGGACCAAGGGCAGCGCCGCGCTGTTGCTCGCGGTGCGGGCGATGGCCAGCGCCGAGGGGGTCGAGGCCGAACTGCTCGCCGAATGGAAGCGTTCGCAGCCGGCGCTGGCCGGCCGGAGCGAGCGTGCCGCCGCGAGCGCCGCACGCAAGGGGTGGCGCTGGGTCGGGGAGATGGACGAGATCGCGGTCGGCCTCGGGGCCGCCGGACTACCCGACGGCTTCCACGTCGCAGCCGCCGCGGTCTTCGAACGCGTCGCCCACCTGCGCGACACACCGACGACCGACGTGGCCGCGGTGACGACCGCGCTGCTCGAAACCGGGGAGGAACGATGA
- a CDS encoding DinB family protein has protein sequence MDTRELLTDAFHRIPPLIRRHAEGADDRLLHTRPDPEANSLAWLLWHTIRQQDAQVAELAGRAEVWAADGWRDRFDLALEPDDHGYGHDADQVALVRVDDVDLLGGYQDAVTAMIDDYLATATAEDLDRVVDDRYDPPVTAGVRLVSVVGDAMQHLGQAGYLRGLLERSG, from the coding sequence ATGGACACGCGCGAACTGCTCACGGACGCCTTCCACCGCATCCCGCCACTGATCCGGCGGCATGCCGAGGGGGCCGACGACCGACTGCTGCACACCCGTCCCGATCCCGAGGCCAACTCGCTTGCCTGGCTGCTCTGGCACACCATCCGCCAGCAGGACGCCCAGGTGGCCGAGCTCGCCGGCCGTGCCGAGGTGTGGGCCGCTGACGGGTGGCGGGACCGTTTCGACCTGGCGCTGGAACCGGACGACCACGGGTACGGCCACGACGCCGACCAGGTCGCCCTCGTACGCGTCGACGACGTCGACCTGCTCGGGGGCTACCAGGATGCCGTCACCGCGATGATCGACGACTATCTCGCGACGGCCACCGCCGAGGACCTCGACCGCGTCGTCGACGACCGCTACGACCCGCCGGTCACGGCGGGGGTCCGCCTGGTCAGCGTCGTCGGCGATGCCATGCAGCACCTGGGGCAGGCCGGGTACCTGCGCGGCCTGCTGGAACGTTCCGGATGA